A genomic stretch from Leishmania donovani BPK282A1 complete genome, chromosome 36 includes:
- a CDS encoding proteasome regulatory ATPase subunit: MLADVAAPSSSSTAPGSNTAVSDYFLQKIHELRATQKRTLDNFERLEAQRNDLNRRVRHLKEEVQMLQESGSLVVDVVRVMGKNKVLVKAGSGQGKMVVDVDKSVDFKDLTPNARVALRSGTSAIHYILPTKVDPLVSLMKVEKAGKESTYDEIGGLSRQVKEIKEVIELPVKHPKLFEALGIEQPKGVLLYGPPGTGKTLLARAVAHHTDCTFIRVSGAELVQKYIGEGARMVRELFVMAREHSPSIIFMDEIDSIGSSRLESGENGDSEVQRTMLELLNQLDGFEASKNIKVIMATNRMDILDEALLRPGRIDRKIEFPAPDEAARFEILKIHSRKMNLTRGIDLKDIAKKTSNCSGAELKAVCTEAGMFALRERRVHITHEDFVLAVAKVMHKDQDKNVSLKKMWK, translated from the coding sequence ATGCTCGCTGACGttgccgcgccgtcgtcgtcgtcaacGGCGCCGGGGAGCAACACCGCCGTCTCTGACTACTTTCTTCAAAAGATccacgagctgcgcgcgacgCAGAAGCGAACCCTCGACAATTTCGAGCGCCTCGAAGCCCAGCGCAATGACCTTAACCGCCGTGTCCGCCACctcaaggaggaggtgcagatGCTGCAGGAATCCGGCTCCCTGGTCGTGGACGTTGTCAGAGTAATGGGCAAGAACAAGGTGCTGGTGAAGGCCGGTTCTGGGCAGGGAAAGATGGTGGTGGATGTGGACAAGTCGGTGGACTTCAAGGACTTGACCCCCAACGCCCGCGTTGccctgcgcagcggcacctcggCAATCCACTACATTCTGCCCACGAAGGTCGACCCGCTCGTGTCTCTCATGAAGGTCGAGAAGGCTGGCAAAGAGTCGACCTATGACGAGATCGGCGGTCTGTCGCGCCAGGTGAAGGAGATCAAGGAAGTGATCGAGCTCCCCGTGAAGCACCCAAAGCTGTTCGAGGCTCTTGGCATTGAGCAGCCGAAGGGTGTGCTTCTGTATGGCCCGCCTGGCACCGGTAAGAcgctgcttgcgcgcgcgGTGGCACACCACACCGACTGCACCTTTATCCGTGTCAGTGGCGCGGAGCTGGTGCAGAAGTACATCGGCGAGGGTGCCCGCATGGTGCGTGAGTTGTTCGTTATGGCGCGTGAGCACAGCCCCTCAATCATTTTCATGGATGAAATCGACTCCATCGGCTCCTCGCGCTTGGAGTCGGGCGAGAACGGTGACAGCGAGGTGCAGCGTACCATGCTTGAGCTCCTGAACCAGTTGGATGGCTTTGAGGCCTCCAAAAACATCAAGGTGATTATGGCGACCAACCGCATGGACATCCTtgacgaggcgctgctgcgccctgGTCGCATCGACCGTAAGATTGAGTTTCCCGCCCCGGACGAAGCAGCCCGCTTTGAGATTCTCAAGATCCACTCGCGCAAGATGAATCTGACACGCGGCATTGACCTCAAGGACATTGCCAAGAAAACGTCCAACTGCTCTGGCGCCGAGCTGAAGGCGGTGTGCACCGAGGCAGGCATGTTTGCTCTAcgcgagcgccgcgtgcACATCACGCACGAGGACTTTGTGCTCGCTGTTGCCAAGGTGATGCACAAGGACCAGGACAAGAACGTGTCGTTGAAGAAGATGTGGAAGTAG